Part of the Neorhodopirellula lusitana genome is shown below.
CGACCTGCATGTCGCCGGCGGAAAGCTCCAGGGCGTCGCTTAATGTTTCGTCGCTGTAATTCGGCGGATCGTCGATCGCTTCGTTGTAACGGGCCAGGTGTTGACGCAACAACGTCCGGCCGTCATCGCCGGTAGGGCTGACGAACCGCATTGTTTGGCATCGCGACCGGATTGTTGGCAACTGCTTTTGTTCGCTGGTACCAATCAGGATGATTAACGCGTTGGAAGGTGGCTCTTCGAGCGTTTTCAATAAGCAGTTCGCGCCTTCCTCGTTCAGGAAGTCAGCGTCATGCAGGATGGCGACTTTGCGAGCACCTTGCATGGGACGTAAATGAACGTCGTGGCAGAATCCTTCTTGCAGACGAGCATCCACCGGACCGATCAACGCCTCCAGAGGAATCAGTGTCCGGTCGGCCGGCTTGCTGACCTGAATCAGATCGGGATGTGTCCCAGCACGCACTTGGACGCAATCCGGGCAGGTCCCGCACGGGTTCAAGTCGGATGACTTGTTTTTGCGGCACAAAACGGTTTGCGCCACCAGCATCGCAGTGGCTGTTTTACCGACCCCTGGTGATCCCACAAACAACAGGCTGCCACCCAGTCGGCCCTTGCCGATCGCGATTTTGAGCGCTGTTTGGATCCAGTCGTGACCGACCAGTTGATCCCATGTTGCGGGGAAGGCTGGTGGTGGAGGGGATGATGATTTTGCCAACGAAAGACTCGTGCCCTGTTAGATCGATTGCTGTGACGTGGCCACTTCCAGCTCGACCGCCGTGATTTTGTCGACGCGAGTGGTGTGCCGGCCAGATTCGAATTCCGTTCGCAACCACATCAACACCAACTCGTCGATCGAGCGTTCGCCGATCAAATCGCCCGGCAAGCAAAGCACATTGATATCGTTGTGACGCCGAGACATCTCAACCATGACTTCGTCATAGCAGGGCGCGGCTCGAACGCCGGGGAACTTGTTGGCGACGATTGACATGCCAATCCCGGTGCCACAAATCAGGATGCCGCGATCCAACTCGCCCGCGGCGATTTTACGAGCGACCTTCTTGGCGTAATCGGGGTAGTCCACCGCATCGGCCGTGTCCGTGCCTTCATCGACGACTTGGAATCCTTCATTGGTCAAACACTGACACAAGCGTGCCTTGATATGGATGCCACGATGGTCGCTGGCTATGCCGACTTTCAAGTGAGGTCTCCGTGATGATGCGGGTCATCGGTATCGCCCCGGTCCAGGCCGTTTTTCGGAGGAACGTCTTCGTTTGCGGGGCCGGGGGCTTCGTTGCCATTATGGCCTTCTAGCGTCGCAGCGTCAGACGTATTTGGGAAAAAGTCGTCATCTAATGCTTCGATCCACTGTTCCAGTTCGCCACGCATCTGTTGGGCGCATTGTTCGTAGATATCCACGGGCATGCCGACCGGGTCGCTGATATCGCCCCCGTCGCGGCGAAGTGTGAAAACACGGTCTTTCCGATCGGGCCAGGCGGCTAAAATCGCATCGCGGTGTCGACGGGTCATCGTCAACACCAGGTCCGACATCGACATCAAGGGATCGTCCAGCGGTTGACTGCAATGCCCGGTCAAATCCAGCCCTAAACGCCCCATTACCTCCACGGATTGAGGTGCAGCGCCGCTGCCGCGTCCGGCGGCGACACCGGCGGAGATCACGCGGACGACGTCTTCGCGACCAAATTTCTTGTGCAGCAGATCACGCAATAGCGTTTCAGCCATCGGACTGCGACAGGTATTCCCGGTGCAAACAATCGCAATGACGGGTTTCACAAACTGGTTCATGGCCGCTCGTTGAATCACACCTTCCCGCAGAATCTGCCACGAATTGCCCGCCGCTCGGACAACCGTGCCTACTCCACCATAGCGACTCACGCCGTCGTCGAGCAGCAGTGGCAAATTGGCCTCCGGTGCGGATCGGTCAATTTGTTCACTGAGTGCGGTGATTGTCGTCGCCCCGCGATTCGGTGAACTGGGGGAATCGGCCGGGGCGGGCTCGACGGGGAATTCCCCCCAGATTAAGGGGGCGGACAGGTAGCGATGGATATGGCTGAGCAATCGGTGTTTGGAAACACGAGACGCTGCTTCTTTGCCCAGGCCTCCTGTCTTACCATCGCCGTTGGCGGGTTGTCGCAACAGCCGCTGGACTTCTTGAGGCAACATGCAAACGGCGGATCCGTCCGCTGAGCAGTCGCTGACCAAGGTCAGCGGCCCGGGAAAACAGCGTTCGGTGAGCCGCCGAGCTAGGAGCGTTTGCGGCAACAGGTAATCGCCAACGGATTCACTGCTGCGGATGCACAAGGCGATCTGGCCCCACTGGAGGTTGCCGGTGGGATTCCCGTGTGAAATGATCTGGACCAGTTTTTTCACGGCATCGACGCACAATGCGCTAGCGACGAGACCGTAAACTGTCTCGCTGGGCAGGCCGATGACACCACCCTCGACCAGCGTTTGCACGCTGCGATGCACAATGTCTCGCGGGTCGTCGGTTTGCTGTAGGTCGTAGATCATTCATCGCTATCCTAAGGGGATGCCAATCCACGATCCAGTACGCAAACTTCGATTGAGCCGCCGAGTCGCCCTGCAGGCGATCACGGGTGGTTTGACGCTGCCCTTGGCGGGAGGCTGCGTTTCCACGATCGGGCCCAGCGAGGTCGACCTGGTTTGGGGACGCCGGGGCTTTACCGACGGACGTTTTTTAAAACCGCGGGCGATCACGATTGATCCGCTGGACCAACTTTATATCGTCGACACGACCGGTCGGATCCAGGTTTTTGATGTCGACGGGAACCACTTGCGAACCTGGAAGACACTCGACACGGCGAACGGCCGCCCCACCGGGCTCGCTTTCGATAACACCGATCCGGAATCGCCCCGCTTATTGGTGGCCGACACGCATTACTATCGCATGTTGGTTTACAGTCCCACCGGTGAACTGCAAACGGACCAACAGATTGGTGGCGTTAGCGGGTTTGAGCCGGGGCAGTTCGCATTCGTGACCGATGCAGTCATTGATACCAAGGGCAACCACTACATCGGTGAGTACGGTGCATCGGATCGTGTGCAGAAGTTTGATCGCGATGGCAAGTTTGTTGCGCAGTGGGGCGGCACGGGGTCGCAGCCAGGGCAGTTTTTGCGGCCGCAAAGTTTAGTCGTTGACGGCTCGACGCTGTGGATCGCCGACGCCTGCAATCACCGCATTGTTCGATATGACTTGGATCACACCACACCCAAGTTGGTCAGTTTATGGGGGACCGAAGGGGACGGCCCCGGTCAGCTGCACTATCCGTACGATTTGGCGATCGACTCGGACGGCAGTGTGATCGTTTGTGAGTACGGCAACCAGCGACTGCAGCGATTCACACCGGACGGCAAAGTCTTGTCTTACTGGGGCAGCCCAGGGCACGCGTCTGGCCAACTTTATCAACCCTGGGGCGTGGTCGTTGACTCTCGTCAGCGGGTGCATGTTTTGGATAGTAACAATCACCGCGTCCAGCGACTGGCGGCGTTCTAGCAAGCTTCCGGATTTGCCGTTTCGCTAAGCTATTGCCTATGCAATCTGTTTGCCCGACTTTCCACGCCAGAGCTCTATTTTGCAGAGAGCTTGATTTGCCAGATCACTTTTGACTGGCCTGAACATTTCGAACCTTGGTGCACTAACGCACCAGCATCTCACGAACAGGAAAATTTTGATGAACGAACGAGCTGTACTTGCGGGCGGTTGTTTTTGGGGGATGCAGGACCTGATCCGAAAACAACCTGGGATCATCGCGACTCGCGTGGGGTACACCGGTGGCGATGTGAAAAACGCGACTTACCGCAATCACGGCACACACGCCGAGGGGATCGAGATCACCTTTGATCCCGACGTGGTCGACTATCGAAGCCTGCTAGAATTTTTCTTCCAGATTCACGATCCCACCACGCCTAACCGACAAGGCAATGATCGGGGAACGTCGTACCGGTCCGCGATCTATTACACGACCGAAGCCCAAAAGGAAGTGGCTTTAAAGACGATCGAAGATGTGAACGCGTCAGGAATCTGGCCAGGCAAGGTGGTTACCGAAGTGGAGCCGGCCGGTGATTTTTGGGAAGCGGAACCGGAACACCAGGACTACCTCGAACGGATTCCAAATGGCTACACGTGTCACTTCGTGCGTCCCGATTGGGTGTTGCCGGTGCGTGATAAAAAGACTGACTGATGGACGATCTGGTTCCGTTTCACGATTCGCATGCATTTACTCGTATGCACTCCTTTTTTTGCCAACGTTAGCAACATTATGAAACTCGGTTACATCATTCTTTATGTACCCAAGGTCGCCGACGCAGTCGCGTTTTACGAGAAGGCTTTTGGCATGACGTGCCGTTTTCGACATGGTGGCGAAGAGGGGGACTACGCGGAAATGCAGACTGGCGAAACCGTGCTTGCCTTCGCGTCGGAAACGCTGGCGGATTCGCATGGCTTTGCCTATCGCAAGACCTCGGTGTCGGGGGACGCTCCCAGTATTGAAATCGCGTTGGTCAGCGAGGATGTTGCTGGCGCGTTTGACACGGCTATCACCGCGGGAGCGATCGCGGTCAGTCAGCCTGCTGGAAAACCATGGGGTCAAACCGTTAGCTATGTGCGTGACAACAACGGCTACCTTGTTGAAATTTGCTCGCCCGTCGGCGCGGCCGATTGAATGGTTGTTGGGGAGTCAAACGATGTGGACGCATCGGCTTTATTCCGCGATCACGTTTCGGCATGTGGTTGATTCTGTTAAAGAAGTTTCGCAGGTCGGGTTCAAGAGTCCTTTCGTTTGACGTTTTGTAATCGTTATCACCTGGCTGCCGATCCGATTTCGCACGCGAGAGTGAGCCATGAGTGAAAGCCAGTTGCCGGTGCGAATGCGGTCCTTGCAGACGCGAGCATTGCAAACGCGGTCTGGGCGGGTGCTGTTGCTGGTCGTTTTGGGGCTGGCGATGTGTGCCGCGTTGGCTGTCTTTTGGCCCAGCAGTTCGGGGAAGCTTCGCTTTTCAACGGGTTCGGAAGTCGGGATTTACCACCGCGTCGCCCAGCGGATCTCGGAGTCGCTGCGGCAGTCGAACCCGGGTGTCGAGATTGAATTGCAGACGAGCTTGGGAAGCCAGGAAAACATCTCACGGTTGGAGTCGGGAGATGCCAATCTGGCGATCGTCCAGAATGACTCGATTGGCGGCAGCAATATTCGTAGTCTGGCCGCGCTGTATCCGGAGGTCTTGCATCTGGTTTGCCGGAAGGAAAGCAAGATTCGCTGCCTGGACGATCTTGCGGACAAGCGAGTGAGCCTAGGTGCCAGAGACAGCGGCACGGCGCAGTTGACCAATGAACTCTTGCGGTTTGCTCGGATTCAGATCGAGCCAGGCAACGTACAGTTTTTGTCGTTCGAACAGTCTGCCGATGGATTGCGTGACCAGGAAATCGACGCTGCCTTTTTCCTCGTAGGGATCGGAGCGGAGGCCATCGATCGGCTGTTGCAAACTGGCAGCGTTGAACTGGTCTCGATTCAGATTCACTCCGTTGGCGATTCAAGCCAGTTTGTCGAACCGGCGAAATTGATCGATGGTTTTCAAGTTCATTACCCGTTCGCTTCGTTCATCGAAATTCCGATGATGTCGTATTCCGGATTGCCTAGTGAACCGATCGCTTCGGTGGGTGTGCAGGCTGTCTTTGTATGCCGAGCTGATTTGCCGGATGCTGAGGCGAATTGGTTTGTTGAAACTCTTTTTGCTCAGCGAGCGGTTCTGGGACGCGAGTTGACGTTGCTAAGCCAGTTGGACGAGAACTTCGCTCAAGCCTCGCTTCAATTTCCACTGCACCCGGGTGCGGAGTCGTACTTTCGCCGCAACGAGCCAGGCTTCTTGGCTGAGAATGCGGAAACGATCGGCTTGATCATTACCGTCTTGTTGTTGATTGCCAGTGCCTTGCATAGCCTGCATCGTTGGTACGCACAAAGTCGCAAGAATCACGTCGATACCTATTACCGCCGAGTTCAGGATTTGCTGCAACGGTTGGATGATGTCACCGAATCGGTGGAGCTGGATGCCCTGACGGCTGAGCTTAAAAGCATCGGTGCGGCGGCCTGCGACGAGTTGATTGACGAGCGACTCGATGCCGATCACTCCTATGTGATTTTGCAGCACATGGTTGAGTTCTGTGACACGCAGATTCGACGTCGGTACGAAGCGTTGGCTTAGCTGGGCAGGTGAACGGGGCGTGTTGTTCGGAGTGCGACGGAACACTCGCGGGAAACGTGTCGCCTTTCGCTCCCCGAAAGCAGCGTCGGTCAATGCTTCTTTCACTGAGTGAAAAACGATACTCTTAAACGATCGTTGCTAGGCTGCTTCGGCCAAGGCGGGTTGGCTGGGGGCACGATCTAACGCGTCTTTGGCGTAGGTCGAGAGGGTTGCGTCGGCGACTTCATAGCCGTGGCGGAACAGTAGGCTGAACTCGTGATGGGATAGGCGACGCAGTGTGGTTTCCATTTGGGAAACAAAGCGGACTTCGCGATCGGTCAGTTCGGGTTTGCCGAGACTGGGTTGGCGGGAGTACGCTTTTTTGGTGGAGCGTCCCAGGCGTAGGTAGGCACCGGTGCCGGGGTTTTGCTTGAAGTATTCCATCAACATGCGGGCTCGCAAGCTGCGGACTTGGTCAGTCGCCACATCCACCAATCGCATCGATGCTTTCAAGTAGCCGGGACGCCATCGAGATTGCCGAGCTTCGCTGGACAACGCACGCGATGCATCACACACGATCAAGAAGTCGGTGCCGTCCCGTAGCCCTTCGCCGGGCTTGAATAGGGACTCCACGCCCAGGTTGTCGTACACGCCCCCGTCCCAAAG
Proteins encoded:
- a CDS encoding VOC family protein, with product MHLLVCTPFFANVSNIMKLGYIILYVPKVADAVAFYEKAFGMTCRFRHGGEEGDYAEMQTGETVLAFASETLADSHGFAYRKTSVSGDAPSIEIALVSEDVAGAFDTAITAGAIAVSQPAGKPWGQTVSYVRDNNGYLVEICSPVGAAD
- the rpiB gene encoding ribose 5-phosphate isomerase B, which codes for MKVGIASDHRGIHIKARLCQCLTNEGFQVVDEGTDTADAVDYPDYAKKVARKIAAGELDRGILICGTGIGMSIVANKFPGVRAAPCYDEVMVEMSRRHNDINVLCLPGDLIGERSIDELVLMWLRTEFESGRHTTRVDKITAVELEVATSQQSI
- a CDS encoding NHL repeat-containing protein, with product MPIHDPVRKLRLSRRVALQAITGGLTLPLAGGCVSTIGPSEVDLVWGRRGFTDGRFLKPRAITIDPLDQLYIVDTTGRIQVFDVDGNHLRTWKTLDTANGRPTGLAFDNTDPESPRLLVADTHYYRMLVYSPTGELQTDQQIGGVSGFEPGQFAFVTDAVIDTKGNHYIGEYGASDRVQKFDRDGKFVAQWGGTGSQPGQFLRPQSLVVDGSTLWIADACNHRIVRYDLDHTTPKLVSLWGTEGDGPGQLHYPYDLAIDSDGSVIVCEYGNQRLQRFTPDGKVLSYWGSPGHASGQLYQPWGVVVDSRQRVHVLDSNNHRVQRLAAF
- the msrA gene encoding peptide-methionine (S)-S-oxide reductase MsrA, whose product is MNERAVLAGGCFWGMQDLIRKQPGIIATRVGYTGGDVKNATYRNHGTHAEGIEITFDPDVVDYRSLLEFFFQIHDPTTPNRQGNDRGTSYRSAIYYTTEAQKEVALKTIEDVNASGIWPGKVVTEVEPAGDFWEAEPEHQDYLERIPNGYTCHFVRPDWVLPVRDKKTD
- a CDS encoding ATP-binding protein, whose protein sequence is MAKSSSPPPPAFPATWDQLVGHDWIQTALKIAIGKGRLGGSLLFVGSPGVGKTATAMLVAQTVLCRKNKSSDLNPCGTCPDCVQVRAGTHPDLIQVSKPADRTLIPLEALIGPVDARLQEGFCHDVHLRPMQGARKVAILHDADFLNEEGANCLLKTLEEPPSNALIILIGTSEQKQLPTIRSRCQTMRFVSPTGDDGRTLLRQHLARYNEAIDDPPNYSDETLSDALELSAGDMQVATRLASGQSGELRGKLLAQLAAPVPDPVVVARCINEHLDSVSKKEAPLRRAAMRDLCAIAVQHYRGVLRSTALQGNFDEATRNRLDRTLRVFREIDRSANMNTLVDCYATDLTLATTGDRGGIG
- a CDS encoding Sua5/YciO/YrdC/YwlC family protein, giving the protein MIYDLQQTDDPRDIVHRSVQTLVEGGVIGLPSETVYGLVASALCVDAVKKLVQIISHGNPTGNLQWGQIALCIRSSESVGDYLLPQTLLARRLTERCFPGPLTLVSDCSADGSAVCMLPQEVQRLLRQPANGDGKTGGLGKEAASRVSKHRLLSHIHRYLSAPLIWGEFPVEPAPADSPSSPNRGATTITALSEQIDRSAPEANLPLLLDDGVSRYGGVGTVVRAAGNSWQILREGVIQRAAMNQFVKPVIAIVCTGNTCRSPMAETLLRDLLHKKFGREDVVRVISAGVAAGRGSGAAPQSVEVMGRLGLDLTGHCSQPLDDPLMSMSDLVLTMTRRHRDAILAAWPDRKDRVFTLRRDGGDISDPVGMPVDIYEQCAQQMRGELEQWIEALDDDFFPNTSDAATLEGHNGNEAPGPANEDVPPKNGLDRGDTDDPHHHGDLT
- a CDS encoding TAXI family TRAP transporter solute-binding subunit — translated: MSESQLPVRMRSLQTRALQTRSGRVLLLVVLGLAMCAALAVFWPSSSGKLRFSTGSEVGIYHRVAQRISESLRQSNPGVEIELQTSLGSQENISRLESGDANLAIVQNDSIGGSNIRSLAALYPEVLHLVCRKESKIRCLDDLADKRVSLGARDSGTAQLTNELLRFARIQIEPGNVQFLSFEQSADGLRDQEIDAAFFLVGIGAEAIDRLLQTGSVELVSIQIHSVGDSSQFVEPAKLIDGFQVHYPFASFIEIPMMSYSGLPSEPIASVGVQAVFVCRADLPDAEANWFVETLFAQRAVLGRELTLLSQLDENFAQASLQFPLHPGAESYFRRNEPGFLAENAETIGLIITVLLLIASALHSLHRWYAQSRKNHVDTYYRRVQDLLQRLDDVTESVELDALTAELKSIGAAACDELIDERLDADHSYVILQHMVEFCDTQIRRRYEALA